A single window of Vigna radiata var. radiata cultivar VC1973A chromosome 4, Vradiata_ver6, whole genome shotgun sequence DNA harbors:
- the LOC106758576 gene encoding 60S ribosomal protein L10a codes for MSKLQSDALREAITGIMGDSKEKNRNFVETIELQIGLKNYDPQKDKRFSGSVKLPHIPRPKMKICMLGDAQHVEEAEKIGLDYMDVEALKKLNKNKKLVKKLAKKYHAFLASEAVIKQIPRLLGPGLNKAGKFPTLVTHQESLESKVNETKAMVKFQLKKVLCMGVAVGNVSMEEKQIFQNVQLSVNFLVSLLKKNWQNVRCLYLKSTMGKSYRVF; via the exons ATGAG TAAGCTTCAGAGTGATGCTCTAAGGGAAGCTATCACTGGAATCATGGGTGATTCCAAAGAGAAGAACCGGAATTTTGTGGAGACCATTGAACTCCAAATTGGGCTGAAAAACTATGATCCCCAGAAGGACAAGCGTTTCAGTGGCTCTGTTAAGTTGCCCCATATTCCTCGCCCCAAGATGAAGATTTGTATGCTTGGAGATGCCCAACACGTTGAGGAG GCAGAGAAGATAGGATTGGACTACATGGATGTTGAAGCCTTGAAGAAGctcaacaaaaacaagaaattagTAAAAAAGCTAGCTAAAAAGTATCATGCGTTTTTGGCCTCTGAAGCCGTTATCAAGCAGATTCCTCGTCTCTTGGGACCTGGTCTCAACAAGGCAG GGAAGTTCCCCACACTTGTGACTCACCAAGAATCTCTCGAGTCAAAGGTTAATGAGACTAAGGCCATGGTCAAATTCCAGCTTAAGAAGGTGCTCTGCATGGGAGTAGCCGTGGGGAATGTTAGCATGGAGGAAAAGCAAATCTTCCAAAATGTACAACTGAGCGTCAACTTCCTCGTGTCATTGTTGAAAAAGAACTGGCAGAAT GTTAGGTGCTTGTATCTGAAGAGTACCATGGGGAAATCATACCGTgtcttttaa